A stretch of Toxoplasma gondii ME49 chromosome V, whole genome shotgun sequence DNA encodes these proteins:
- the RPL9 gene encoding ribosomal protein RPL9 (encoded by transcript TGME49_284560) — MKSVYACETITIPAGVTVDVKSRVVTVKGKYGEITRAFRHLPVDIQKTKSGNRLKVEMWYGTCTDLSCIRTLCSHIKNMFTGVMKKFQYKMRFVYAHFPINVNISGNGTVVEIRNFLGEKRVRIVKMLPGVKCEKATNVKDEIALTGTDVELVSRSAALIHQSTLVRRKDIRKFLDGIYVSETSTVEQDA, encoded by the exons ATGAAGTCTGTTTATGCCTGTGAGACTATCACCATCCCTGCGGGAG TCACGGTGGATGTGAAGTCGCGGGTGGTGACTGTGAAGGGCAAGTATGGCGAAATCACGCGTGCATTCCGCCACCTCCCTGTCGACATCCAGAAGACCAAGTCTGGAAACCGACTGAAGGTCGAGATGTGGTATGGAACCTGCACAGACCTCAGCTGCATCCGCACGCTGTGCTCTCACATCAAGAACATGTTCACTGGTGTGATGAAGAAGTTCCAGTACAAGATGCGCTTCGTGTATGCACATTTTCCCATCAACGTGAACATCAGCGGCAACGGAACTGTCGTCGAAATCCGCAACTTCTTGGGCGAGAAGCGCGTGCGGATCGTCAAGATGCTTCCGGGAGTTAAGTGCGAGAAGGCCACAAACGTCAAGGATGAAATCGCGCTCACTGGAACTGACGTCGAGCTCGTCTCTCGATCAG cggcTCTCATCCATCAATCGACTTTGGTCAGGAGAAAGGATATCCGTAAATTTTTGGATGGCATCTACGTGTCAGAGACCAGCACTGTCGAACAGGACGCGTAA
- a CDS encoding EF hand domain-containing protein (encoded by transcript TGME49_284550) gives MERKLDKYRKSLSMRPDFNLLDFWRLFDTAGKGYSTAREVEDAMSALHVHVTPHEAHLFIKQYSKAGDGKIRYVDICNAFMPKDQRYADIMQNRLPDYRQYQCMSPQKHMSTETRNLVAEVFHLLVVSEVQSESMRHQFASQNLWQTFKLLDKDNDGYITVDEFKSALRDNNVYASENEAKALLARYDTSMDGRVSYAEFVNELGVTRCPRNVCKFACTCPV, from the exons ATGGAGCGGAAGCTGGACAAATACAGGAAGAGCCTTTCAATGAGACCAGATTTCAATTTGCTCGACTTCTGGAGGTTGTTCGACACCGCTGGCAAAGGGTATTCGACAGCGAGGGAAGTGGAGGATGCTATGAGTGCTCTCCATGTTCATGTCACACCCCATGAAGCTCACTTGTTTATCAAGCAATATTCTAAAGCTGGAGACGGCAAAATCCGATACGTCGACATCTGCAACGCTTTCATGCCGAAGGATCAACGCTATGCTGACATCATGCAGAACCGACTTCCGGATTACAGGCAGTACCAGTGCATGAGTCCCCAGAAACACATGTCGACCGAAACACGAAATCTGGTGGCCGAGGTCTTTCACCTCCTCGTTGTG TCTGAAGTGCAGTCTGAATCGATGAGGCATCAATTCGCGTCTCAGAATTTGTGGCAAACTTTCAAGTTGCTTGACAA AGACAATGATGGATATATCACAGTTGACGAATTCAAAAGCGCGCTCCGTGACAATAACGTCTACGCTTCCGAGAATGAAGCCAAGGCTTTACTTGCGCGCTACGACACATCCATGGATGGACGCGTTTCCTACGCGGAGTTTGTCAATGAGCTGGGCGTCACCCGCTGCCCACGAAATGTATGCAAGTTCGCGTGCACATGCCCCGTGTAG
- a CDS encoding ATP synthase F1, delta subunit protein (encoded by transcript TGME49_284540), which translates to MALPLLASRRLFSSFVFRGQPSTLSSNLSLVRIRGLHGGSLSPPSATLPRAVQLFSSRIAFSTAAAEDSGASQTLEGRYASALFRVAKKKNQLEKVYGDLESVRNALKDSSEFRLFVDSPAVSVQQKLDVLRQLVNRYKFDPLTGNLLTTLVENKRLPMLARVADAFDAMYRKEKGEVKCLVTSAKPLSAQQQKEIVAALQNRAGTQARLIIDYAVSPQIMGGLVVRLGEQVLDFSVATRLDRLQSQLLAPL; encoded by the exons ATGGCGCTCCCTCTCTTGGCTTCCAGACGGTTGTTTTCCTCGTTTGTATTTCGTGGTCAGCCATCCACACTCTCGTCCAACCTCTCCCTTGTGAGAATTCGAGGACTGCACGGAgggtctctctccccccccTCCGCCACCCTCCCTCGTGCTGTtcagcttttctcttctcgaatCGCTTTCAGCACGGCCGCAGCGGAGGATTCTGGTGCAAGCCAGACTCTGGAAGGCCGATACGCTTCTGCTTTGTTTCGCGTGgccaagaagaagaatcagCTGGAGAAGGTCTACGGCGATCTGGAGAGCGTGCGAAATGCCCTCAAGGACAGCAGCGAATTCCGTCTCTTTGTAGACAGCCCTGCGGTGTCTGTGCAGCAGAAGCTGGACGTGCTGCGACAACTCGTCAACCGCTATAAATTCGACCCCCTCACGGGCAACCTCCTCACGACTCTCGTTGAGAACAAAAGACTTCCCATGCTTGCTCGGGTCGCCGACGCGTTTGACGCCATGtacagaaaagagaagggagaagtcAAGTGCCTTGTCACCAGCGCCAAG CCTTTATCGGCAcaacaacagaaagagatCGTCGCGGCGTTGCAAAATAGAGCAGGAACCCAGGCGCGCCTTATCATCGACTATGCTGTCAGCCCTCAGATTATG GGAGGCTTGGTTGTGCGCTTGGGCGAGCAGGTCCTCGACTTCAGTGTTGCTACGCGCCTCGATCGCTTGCAGTCGCAGCTGCTGGCTCCTCTTTAA